From Kineosporia succinea, the proteins below share one genomic window:
- the ykgO gene encoding type B 50S ribosomal protein L36, with product MKVRASLKSLKDKPGSIVVRRRGKVFVINKKNPRWKGRQG from the coding sequence ATGAAGGTCCGCGCGTCCCTGAAATCCCTGAAGGACAAGCCCGGTTCGATCGTCGTACGACGCCGCGGCAAGGTCTTCGTCATCAACAAGAAGAACCCTCGATGGAAAGGACGGCAGGGCTGA
- a CDS encoding glycerate kinase, with translation MQDRCVLVATDKFKGSLDAPTANAAIARGLRSVLPQADVRTRGVADGGDGTLAVLLENGFEAVPVDVTGPTDEPRRSVVGHRGDEAFVELAEICGLARLPGGTLAGMRATTRGLGLAVRAALDLGVRRVHVAIGGSASTDGGLGLLTALGATATDADGHPVTPDASGLLRVAHLDLTGLDPRLAEVEVIAVTDVRNPLTGPDGAAHVYGPQKGLDASLIPEVDAGMVRWGKLLEAASPTFSPDTPGTGAAGGVGAGLLGGLGGRLTPGAPYVLDTIGFDADLAAADLVVTGEGSWDEQSLQGKAPAEVLRRAHAAGVPAAIVAGRVTGREGLPELGVRSVTALVDLVDDPAVAMRDAERLLEDAGARLGGWLTRA, from the coding sequence ATGCAAGATCGCTGTGTGCTCGTGGCCACCGACAAGTTCAAGGGCTCGCTCGACGCCCCGACCGCCAACGCGGCGATCGCCCGCGGGCTGCGTTCGGTGCTCCCGCAGGCCGACGTACGGACGCGCGGGGTCGCCGACGGCGGCGACGGCACCCTGGCGGTGCTGCTGGAGAACGGGTTCGAGGCGGTTCCGGTCGACGTCACCGGGCCGACCGACGAACCCCGCCGCTCGGTCGTCGGGCACCGCGGTGACGAGGCGTTCGTCGAGCTGGCCGAGATCTGCGGGCTGGCCCGGCTTCCGGGCGGCACGCTCGCCGGGATGCGCGCCACCACCCGAGGCCTCGGTCTGGCCGTGCGGGCGGCCCTCGACCTGGGCGTGCGCCGGGTGCACGTCGCGATCGGCGGCAGCGCCTCCACCGACGGCGGGCTCGGCCTGCTCACGGCCCTGGGCGCGACGGCGACGGACGCGGACGGGCACCCGGTCACGCCCGACGCCTCGGGTCTGCTGCGCGTGGCCCACCTCGACCTGACCGGACTCGACCCCCGCCTCGCCGAGGTGGAGGTGATCGCCGTGACCGACGTCCGCAATCCCCTCACCGGACCCGACGGGGCCGCCCACGTCTACGGACCGCAGAAGGGCCTCGACGCGTCCCTCATTCCGGAGGTCGACGCGGGAATGGTGCGCTGGGGCAAGCTTCTCGAGGCGGCCTCGCCCACGTTCTCCCCCGACACCCCGGGAACGGGCGCCGCCGGCGGCGTCGGCGCCGGCCTTCTCGGCGGGCTCGGGGGACGCCTCACCCCGGGCGCGCCCTACGTGCTCGACACCATCGGCTTCGACGCCGACCTGGCCGCCGCCGACCTGGTGGTGACCGGCGAGGGCTCCTGGGACGAGCAGAGTCTGCAGGGCAAGGCGCCCGCCGAGGTGCTGCGCCGCGCCCACGCCGCCGGGGTGCCCGCCGCGATCGTGGCCGGGCGGGTCACCGGGCGCGAGGGGCTGCCGGAGCTGGGCGTGCGGTCGGTGACGGCGCTCGTCGACCTGGTCGACGATCCCGCCGTCGCCATGCGCGATGCCGAGCGGTTGCTCGAGGACGCGGGGGCACGGCTGGGCGGCTGGCTCACCAGGGCCTAG
- a CDS encoding GrpB family protein — MTFELIGGPEKREIVLVGYNDSWPSMFRQEHAKIVAALGEKAFRVDHVGSTSVPGLTAKPIIDIDVSVVDADDEPDYLPALESAGYQLRVREPDHRLVRTPELTVHVHVCSAGSEWERSHLLFRDWLRQDRSDRDAYAGLKLSLSQRDWPDTSAYADAKAPLIAAITDRAESWAAATGWAV; from the coding sequence GTGACGTTTGAGCTCATCGGCGGCCCGGAGAAGCGCGAAATCGTCCTCGTCGGATACAACGACTCCTGGCCCTCGATGTTCCGGCAGGAACATGCCAAGATCGTCGCCGCGCTGGGCGAAAAGGCTTTCCGCGTGGATCATGTCGGCTCCACGTCGGTGCCCGGCCTGACCGCCAAGCCGATCATCGACATCGACGTCAGCGTGGTCGACGCCGACGACGAGCCCGACTACCTGCCCGCCCTGGAGTCCGCCGGCTACCAGCTGCGGGTGCGCGAGCCCGACCACCGCCTGGTGCGCACGCCCGAGCTCACGGTGCACGTGCACGTCTGCTCGGCCGGCAGCGAGTGGGAGCGCAGCCACCTGCTCTTCCGCGACTGGCTGCGGCAGGACAGGTCCGACCGCGACGCCTACGCCGGCCTGAAGCTCAGCCTGTCGCAGCGCGACTGGCCCGACACGAGCGCCTACGCCGACGCCAAGGCCCCGCTCATCGCGGCGATCACCGACCGCGCCGAGTCGTGGGCCGCCGCGACCGGCTGGGCGGTCTAG
- a CDS encoding acyltransferase family protein, giving the protein MTSTSAHHRIPALDGLRGLAVLMVVVSHVSSYHAELLGPAGVAIFFVLSGFLITSLLLAERDRFGKISWTDFYARRALRLFPALLLLVVLTPLVLWVAKDPRLHSILPGLLSTVFYVQDFESATGHVSVLAHAWSLSVEEQFYFVWPLLLSLIIGRARGDRGRITRTVRNIWVVALVWHVVSIALLSYDWTYYSPDSNAIFLLTGCLVACSVQSQARLRVPTPAAAGGLVLVCLAPLFLTRLPQADWREATLLMFPVVLVSALLVLGAATLTVLANPVLRWFGTISYGLYLWNWVFISLEPHGRALTGRERAIAGVLAIGAAAASWYFFEKPILRLKSRFQRVPQLPVATAMVDDGQRVTSTPGLTVPSMGGPREASGIQAPPVPAESSGAGLFGAAAHEAESRGAEARGVESRGAESPGAGDPGWARVSPLRSARSVNRAVPAGTVNPGLLNPGFVNPGPVNPSLANPGAVTATSETVPIAVAQVYRDSALTNGSRASRSRSGRTRRTDAADQQTSQTSQTQDAQIIPFMPQLRRGRHSL; this is encoded by the coding sequence GTGACATCGACCAGTGCACACCACCGGATCCCGGCACTCGACGGCCTGCGCGGCCTCGCGGTGCTGATGGTCGTGGTCTCGCACGTGAGCAGCTACCACGCGGAGCTTCTCGGACCCGCGGGCGTGGCGATCTTCTTCGTCCTGTCCGGGTTCCTGATCACCAGTCTGCTGCTGGCCGAGCGGGACCGGTTCGGGAAGATCAGCTGGACGGACTTCTACGCCCGCCGGGCCCTGCGGCTCTTCCCGGCGCTGCTGCTCCTGGTCGTGCTCACGCCGCTGGTGCTGTGGGTGGCGAAGGACCCGCGCCTGCACTCGATCCTGCCCGGGCTGCTGTCCACGGTGTTCTACGTGCAGGACTTCGAGAGCGCGACGGGGCACGTCTCGGTGCTCGCGCACGCCTGGAGCCTGTCGGTCGAGGAGCAGTTCTACTTCGTCTGGCCGTTGCTGCTGAGCCTGATCATCGGCCGGGCGCGCGGGGACCGGGGGCGGATCACCCGGACGGTGCGCAACATCTGGGTCGTCGCGCTGGTGTGGCACGTGGTCTCGATCGCGCTGCTGAGCTACGACTGGACCTACTACTCGCCCGACAGCAACGCGATCTTCCTGCTCACCGGCTGTCTGGTGGCCTGCTCGGTGCAGTCCCAGGCCCGGCTGCGGGTGCCCACCCCGGCGGCGGCCGGCGGGCTCGTGCTGGTCTGCCTGGCGCCGCTGTTCCTGACCCGGCTGCCGCAGGCCGACTGGCGTGAGGCCACGCTGCTGATGTTCCCGGTGGTGCTGGTCAGCGCGCTGCTCGTGCTCGGGGCGGCGACGCTCACGGTGCTCGCCAACCCGGTGCTGCGCTGGTTCGGCACCATCTCGTACGGTCTCTATCTCTGGAACTGGGTGTTCATCAGTCTGGAACCGCACGGCCGGGCTCTCACCGGCCGGGAACGCGCGATCGCCGGGGTCCTGGCGATCGGGGCGGCGGCAGCGTCCTGGTACTTCTTCGAGAAGCCGATCCTGCGGCTGAAGTCGCGGTTCCAGCGGGTGCCGCAGCTCCCGGTGGCGACGGCGATGGTGGACGACGGGCAGCGGGTCACCTCGACGCCCGGTCTCACGGTGCCCTCGATGGGTGGACCCCGGGAAGCCTCCGGCATCCAGGCCCCGCCGGTTCCGGCCGAGTCGAGCGGCGCCGGGTTGTTCGGCGCCGCGGCGCATGAAGCCGAGTCGCGCGGTGCTGAGGCGCGCGGCGTCGAGTCGCGCGGGGCTGAGTCGCCCGGCGCCGGGGATCCGGGCTGGGCCCGGGTCTCGCCGCTGCGGTCGGCACGGTCGGTGAACCGCGCGGTCCCGGCCGGGACGGTGAATCCGGGACTCCTCAACCCCGGATTCGTGAACCCCGGGCCGGTGAACCCGTCGCTCGCGAATCCCGGTGCGGTGACGGCGACCTCGGAGACGGTGCCCATCGCCGTGGCCCAGGTGTACCGCGACAGCGCGCTGACCAACGGCTCCCGGGCGTCCCGTTCCCGGTCCGGCCGGACCCGGCGCACCGATGCGGCCGACCAGCAGACTTCGCAGACTTCGCAGACTCAGGACGCGCAGATCATCCCGTTCATGCCCCAGCTGCGGCGGGGACGGCACAGCCTCTGA
- the rpmB gene encoding 50S ribosomal protein L28, translated as MSRVCMVTGAVPGFGHSISHSHRRTKRRWDPNIQSKRYWVPSLGRSVTLTVSARGIKTVDRRGVDAVVREILARGVRL; from the coding sequence TTGTCCCGCGTGTGCATGGTGACGGGGGCCGTTCCCGGCTTCGGTCACTCCATCTCCCACTCCCATCGCCGCACCAAGCGCAGGTGGGACCCCAACATCCAGTCGAAGCGCTACTGGGTGCCCTCGCTCGGGCGCAGCGTCACGCTGACGGTCAGCGCCCGGGGCATCAAGACCGTCGACCGCCGGGGTGTCGACGCCGTGGTGCGCGAGATCCTCGCCCGCGGGGTGAGGCTCTGA
- the rpsN gene encoding 30S ribosomal protein S14, whose protein sequence is MAKKSKIARDAQRREIVARHAERRLELKRVSVSPHVPEAARLEALAALRRLPRNASPTRLRNRDMVDGRPRGHLGRFGLSRVRFREMAHRGELPGVTKSSW, encoded by the coding sequence ATGGCGAAGAAGAGCAAGATCGCCCGGGACGCGCAACGCCGTGAGATCGTCGCCCGTCACGCGGAGCGTCGCCTCGAGCTGAAGCGGGTCAGCGTCAGCCCGCACGTGCCGGAGGCCGCGCGGCTCGAGGCCCTGGCGGCCCTGCGCCGGCTGCCGCGCAACGCCTCGCCCACCCGCCTGCGCAACCGCGACATGGTCGACGGACGCCCCCGCGGCCACCTGGGCCGTTTCGGCCTCTCCCGGGTCCGCTTCCGCGAGATGGCCCACCGGGGCGAACTTCCCGGCGTCACCAAGTCGAGCTGGTGA
- a CDS encoding sensor histidine kinase has translation MAAVGPVFAAGPVLEDSPVFDPHRIRAVEGTGLLHRPPVPGLERLTRLAARLLNAPVVLVSLVTGERQVFVNQLGLPQPWAEAGETPLTHSFCQHVVDTDAPLVVTDAREDPVLRTNRAVDDIGVISYAGMPIRLDSGTYGSFCAIAGEPREWTQPELDILEDLAAAVASEIALEQSAREAQDASAGLRAILTATNDAYLSVDVDGVVLEWNPSAERLFGFTREIAVGSRLDGLIVPAGAQNAYVDALFPGLDDDGEGVPSLRDRAELPAIDRHGRTFPVEISAQVTRTDTRPVCHAFVHDISARRADEEAMRRQAELIDAAPAAIVVRDMDGTIRSWNRGAEDMYGWPAQAVIGRNIHRLLNTNFPKGLPEIETALLATGRWQGELRHRRSDGAVVVALSQHVLRSTADGTGHEVIETNTDITERRHAEERLGASERQFRVQFHQATIGQTIIGLDGRFIRVNDAYARMLGYGPDEMIGMRNVSFTHPDDQARTARQLAGLYSGEYDSYEHTKRLVHRDGHSVDAQVGVRLVRDADGQPLHLIGFVQDITAQLVIQRERDVALATLGRRNHQLEDTNSELEDANQLKLDLMGMLSHDIGAPLSTIVGYGEILTEPGQPEAVSGMATKIVKAAQRIDQLRLNVLSMCSRDTSKLQAHREVVPLREALREAVEASDQVVPVTCPEHVSVLVNPEHLQQVVTNFLTNATKYGGGATAVTVVTEPGSATIGVHDNGPGVPADVREHLFERYTRAADAGAGGAAGHGLGLHIVASLAEANGGSVGHHDNQPNGSVFTLRLETTQ, from the coding sequence ATGGCTGCGGTTGGCCCGGTGTTCGCGGCAGGCCCGGTGCTGGAGGACAGCCCGGTCTTCGACCCGCACCGCATCCGCGCGGTCGAGGGCACCGGCCTGCTGCACCGCCCGCCGGTGCCCGGACTGGAGCGGCTCACCCGTCTGGCCGCGCGGCTGCTGAACGCGCCGGTGGTGCTGGTCTCCCTGGTCACCGGTGAGCGCCAGGTGTTCGTGAACCAGCTGGGTCTGCCCCAGCCCTGGGCCGAGGCCGGCGAGACGCCGCTCACCCACTCGTTCTGCCAGCACGTGGTGGACACCGACGCACCGCTGGTCGTCACCGACGCGCGCGAGGACCCGGTGCTGAGGACGAACCGGGCGGTCGACGACATCGGCGTCATCAGCTACGCCGGGATGCCGATCCGGCTGGATTCCGGCACCTACGGCTCGTTCTGCGCGATCGCCGGCGAACCGCGCGAGTGGACCCAGCCGGAGCTCGACATCCTCGAGGACCTGGCCGCGGCCGTGGCCTCGGAGATCGCCCTGGAGCAGAGTGCCCGGGAGGCGCAGGACGCGTCGGCGGGCCTGCGCGCGATCCTCACCGCCACGAACGACGCCTATCTGTCGGTGGACGTGGACGGTGTGGTCCTGGAGTGGAACCCGTCGGCGGAGCGGCTGTTCGGTTTCACCCGGGAGATCGCGGTGGGCAGCCGGCTCGACGGGCTGATCGTGCCGGCGGGGGCCCAGAACGCCTACGTGGACGCCCTGTTCCCCGGTCTGGACGACGACGGCGAGGGGGTGCCGTCGTTGCGGGACCGGGCCGAGCTGCCCGCGATCGACCGGCACGGGCGCACCTTCCCGGTGGAGATCTCGGCCCAGGTGACCCGCACCGACACCCGGCCGGTGTGCCACGCGTTCGTCCACGACATCAGCGCCCGCCGGGCCGACGAGGAGGCGATGCGGCGTCAGGCCGAGCTGATCGACGCCGCCCCGGCCGCGATCGTCGTGCGGGACATGGACGGCACGATCCGATCCTGGAACCGCGGCGCCGAGGACATGTACGGCTGGCCGGCCCAGGCGGTGATCGGCCGGAACATCCACCGGCTGCTGAACACGAACTTCCCCAAGGGACTTCCGGAGATCGAGACCGCGCTGCTGGCGACCGGCCGCTGGCAGGGCGAGCTGCGGCACCGGCGTTCCGACGGCGCGGTGGTCGTGGCGCTGAGCCAGCACGTGCTGCGCTCGACCGCGGACGGCACCGGGCACGAGGTGATCGAGACCAACACGGACATCACCGAGCGCCGGCACGCCGAGGAGCGGCTCGGGGCCAGCGAACGGCAGTTCCGGGTGCAGTTCCACCAGGCCACGATCGGGCAGACGATCATCGGGCTGGACGGGCGCTTCATCCGGGTGAACGACGCCTACGCCCGGATGCTCGGGTACGGCCCGGACGAGATGATCGGGATGCGCAACGTCTCGTTCACGCATCCGGACGACCAGGCGCGCACCGCGCGGCAGCTGGCCGGTCTGTACTCCGGGGAGTACGACTCCTACGAGCACACCAAGCGGCTCGTGCACCGGGACGGGCACTCGGTGGACGCTCAGGTCGGCGTGCGGCTGGTACGGGACGCGGACGGGCAGCCGCTGCACCTCATCGGATTCGTTCAGGACATCACCGCGCAGCTGGTGATCCAGCGCGAGCGCGATGTCGCGCTGGCCACGCTGGGGCGGCGCAACCACCAGCTCGAGGACACGAACTCGGAGCTGGAGGACGCCAATCAGCTCAAGCTCGACCTGATGGGCATGCTGTCGCACGACATCGGGGCGCCGCTGAGCACCATCGTGGGCTACGGCGAGATCCTCACCGAACCGGGCCAGCCGGAGGCGGTCTCGGGGATGGCAACGAAGATCGTGAAGGCCGCGCAGCGGATCGACCAGCTGCGCCTGAACGTGCTGTCGATGTGCAGCCGGGACACCAGCAAGCTCCAGGCGCACCGGGAGGTCGTGCCGTTGCGGGAGGCGCTGCGCGAGGCGGTCGAGGCCAGCGACCAGGTGGTGCCGGTGACCTGCCCGGAGCACGTGTCGGTGCTGGTCAATCCCGAGCACCTGCAGCAGGTCGTCACCAATTTCCTGACCAACGCCACGAAGTACGGCGGTGGGGCCACGGCCGTCACCGTCGTCACGGAGCCGGGCTCGGCCACCATCGGGGTGCACGACAACGGGCCCGGAGTGCCGGCGGACGTGCGGGAGCACCTGTTCGAGCGGTACACCCGGGCGGCGGACGCGGGGGCCGGTGGGGCGGCCGGTCACGGGCTCGGGCTGCACATCGTGGCGAGTCTGGCCGAGGCGAACGGTGGGAGCGTGGGGCACCACGACAACCAGCCGAACGGGAGCGTGTTCACGCTGCGCCTGGAGACGACGCAGTGA
- a CDS encoding tryptophan-rich sensory protein encodes MSNASTILRSALKPAALTAGLMLAGTAAGRPDDPEYYRSLRQAPYAPPPVAFGPAWAIAKLGWSVATVRASRSVQGRDRKRLLALAAVDAAVYVSFSYAYFRRRSPVLAAAWTAADAAVTAVSLPLLARHDKVAAAALLPQAAWLGLATPVAIYQAQANPDPIFGDRLVSR; translated from the coding sequence GTGAGCAACGCGTCCACCATTCTGCGAAGTGCCCTCAAACCCGCAGCTCTGACTGCCGGGCTGATGCTCGCGGGCACGGCGGCAGGCCGGCCCGACGACCCGGAGTACTACCGCTCCCTGCGCCAGGCCCCCTACGCCCCACCGCCGGTCGCGTTCGGGCCGGCGTGGGCGATCGCGAAGCTGGGCTGGTCCGTCGCCACCGTGCGGGCCTCGCGCTCGGTCCAGGGTCGCGACCGCAAGCGTCTGCTGGCCCTGGCCGCCGTCGACGCCGCTGTGTACGTGAGCTTCTCGTACGCGTACTTCCGCCGTCGCAGTCCCGTGCTCGCCGCCGCCTGGACCGCCGCCGACGCCGCTGTCACCGCTGTCTCGCTGCCCCTGCTGGCCCGCCACGACAAGGTCGCTGCCGCCGCGCTGCTTCCCCAGGCCGCCTGGCTCGGGCTGGCCACGCCGGTCGCGATCTACCAGGCTCAGGCCAATCCCGATCCGATCTTCGGCGACCGTCTGGTCTCGCGCTGA
- a CDS encoding alpha-ketoglutarate-dependent dioxygenase AlkB family protein produces MSTLFGDELFERPRREVAPGAHWVPGWLTLRQQSWITARFREWAAGPVPIRGAVVNGHEMSVKTVCLGWHWRPYAYSREAVDVNGNRVLDFPDWMVRLGRRALAEVGEGAGVAAGEIYHPDTALVNYYDHDARMGMHQDKDESSLAPVVSLSIGDTCRFRFGNTENRGRPYEDIDLASGDLFVFGGPSRLAYHGIPKIYPGTAPDGCGLERGRINITMRVTGLPG; encoded by the coding sequence GTGAGCACGCTGTTCGGTGACGAGCTGTTCGAGCGTCCGCGGCGCGAGGTGGCGCCGGGCGCGCACTGGGTCCCCGGGTGGCTCACGCTGCGGCAGCAGTCGTGGATCACGGCACGTTTCCGGGAGTGGGCGGCGGGCCCGGTGCCGATCCGGGGTGCCGTGGTCAACGGGCACGAAATGAGTGTGAAAACGGTCTGCCTGGGCTGGCACTGGCGTCCGTACGCGTACTCGCGCGAGGCGGTCGACGTGAACGGCAACCGGGTGCTCGACTTCCCCGACTGGATGGTGCGGCTCGGTCGGCGGGCGCTCGCCGAGGTCGGCGAGGGTGCCGGAGTCGCCGCCGGCGAGATCTACCACCCCGACACGGCGCTGGTGAACTACTACGACCACGACGCCCGCATGGGCATGCACCAAGACAAAGACGAGTCCTCGCTCGCCCCGGTGGTGTCGCTGTCGATCGGTGACACCTGCCGCTTTCGCTTCGGCAACACCGAGAACCGCGGCCGGCCCTACGAAGACATCGATCTGGCGTCGGGCGACCTGTTCGTGTTCGGTGGCCCGTCGCGGCTGGCGTATCACGGGATTCCGAAGATCTACCCGGGCACGGCCCCCGACGGGTGCGGGCTCGAGCGGGGCCGCATCAACATCACGATGCGCGTGACCGGGCTGCCGGGCTGA
- a CDS encoding metal-binding protein yields MGEGEAVYTLLGADGRLYRSAVPGLLGGHRRLKVYGRLDCPSALRAVANCRSGQKGGYVRHRVFFASEAVAIGAGYRPCGACLPEKYRAWRESQGVAPRGAGQEPAVEEGQS; encoded by the coding sequence GTGGGTGAGGGGGAGGCGGTGTATACGCTGCTCGGTGCCGATGGTCGGCTCTACCGGTCAGCGGTGCCCGGGTTGCTGGGCGGGCACCGGCGGCTGAAGGTCTACGGGAGGCTCGACTGCCCGTCGGCGTTGCGGGCGGTGGCGAACTGCAGGTCGGGGCAGAAGGGCGGCTACGTGAGGCACCGGGTGTTCTTCGCCTCCGAGGCCGTGGCGATCGGGGCCGGGTACCGGCCGTGCGGAGCCTGCCTGCCCGAGAAGTACCGGGCCTGGCGCGAATCCCAGGGGGTGGCCCCGCGAGGTGCCGGTCAGGAGCCGGCTGTGGAGGAGGGGCAGTCGTGA
- a CDS encoding aldehyde dehydrogenase family protein, with the protein MALLDSTSWPGKIWTGSWTDGSGGAYDCVEPATGQTITQVGRATPDDVREATRRAAAAQKAWAATSFEERAAVLRRAGDLLTQHGDEVRAWLSREAGTIPPFGDFQVHTSAQECYEASALPSHPYGELLRTGAPRLSFARRLPVGVVGVIAPFNVPTILAIRAVAPALALGNSVVLKPDPRTALVGGVLFARLFEEAGVPEGVFQMLPGGADVGEALIVAPEVRVVAFTGSTKAGRAVGAIAGQHLKRAHLELGGNSALVVMPGVDVEKAAGVGAWGTFLNSGQICMATSRHLVHESVADAYAEALASRVAKLPVGDPFREQVALGPLIDAGQRDRVHELVTMSVTAGAELLTGGTYDELFYRPTVLGRVPQQAPAYQQEIFGPVAPVTAFGSVDEVVALAGGSEYGLSLGILTDDVYAGLALAERVPAGLVHINDQTVNDEAVAPFGGVGASGNGSRAGGAAANIEAFTETQWVTLRGDLPVYPF; encoded by the coding sequence ATGGCGCTGCTGGACAGCACCTCCTGGCCCGGCAAGATCTGGACGGGCTCCTGGACCGACGGCTCCGGCGGGGCCTACGACTGCGTGGAACCGGCCACCGGGCAGACGATCACGCAGGTCGGCCGGGCCACGCCCGACGACGTGAGGGAGGCCACGCGGCGCGCCGCGGCCGCTCAGAAGGCCTGGGCCGCAACCTCGTTCGAGGAACGTGCCGCCGTGCTGCGCCGCGCCGGTGACCTGCTCACCCAGCACGGTGACGAGGTCCGCGCGTGGCTGTCGCGCGAGGCCGGAACCATCCCGCCGTTCGGCGACTTCCAGGTTCACACCAGCGCGCAGGAGTGCTACGAGGCGTCCGCGCTGCCCAGCCATCCCTACGGCGAGCTCCTGCGGACGGGGGCGCCGCGGCTGAGTTTCGCCCGTCGCCTGCCCGTCGGGGTGGTCGGGGTGATCGCCCCGTTCAACGTGCCCACCATCCTGGCGATCCGCGCGGTCGCCCCGGCTCTCGCGCTCGGCAACAGCGTCGTCCTCAAGCCCGACCCGCGCACCGCCTTGGTCGGAGGCGTGCTGTTCGCGCGCCTGTTCGAGGAGGCCGGGGTGCCCGAGGGCGTCTTCCAGATGCTCCCCGGGGGCGCGGATGTCGGCGAGGCCCTGATCGTGGCCCCCGAGGTGCGGGTCGTCGCGTTCACCGGTTCCACGAAGGCGGGGCGGGCGGTCGGCGCGATCGCGGGACAGCACCTCAAGCGCGCGCACCTCGAACTGGGCGGCAACTCGGCGCTGGTCGTGATGCCGGGCGTCGACGTGGAGAAGGCCGCCGGGGTCGGGGCGTGGGGCACGTTCCTCAACTCCGGGCAGATCTGCATGGCCACCAGCCGGCACCTGGTGCACGAGTCCGTCGCCGACGCGTACGCCGAGGCACTCGCCTCCCGGGTCGCGAAACTGCCCGTGGGAGACCCGTTCCGGGAACAGGTGGCGCTCGGTCCGCTGATCGACGCCGGGCAGCGCGACCGGGTGCACGAGCTCGTCACGATGAGCGTCACCGCGGGGGCGGAGCTGCTGACGGGCGGCACCTACGACGAGTTGTTCTACCGCCCGACGGTGCTCGGCCGGGTGCCGCAGCAGGCGCCCGCCTACCAGCAGGAGATCTTCGGGCCGGTCGCCCCGGTCACGGCCTTCGGGTCGGTGGACGAGGTGGTCGCCCTCGCGGGCGGCTCCGAGTACGGGCTCTCCCTGGGCATTCTCACCGACGACGTGTACGCCGGGCTGGCGCTCGCGGAGCGCGTCCCGGCCGGGCTGGTGCACATCAACGACCAGACCGTGAACGACGAGGCGGTCGCGCCGTTCGGCGGAGTCGGGGCCTCCGGCAACGGTTCCCGGGCCGGGGGCGCGGCGGCGAACATCGAGGCGTTCACCGAGACCCAGTGGGTGACGCTGCGCGGAGACCTGCCCGTCTACCCGTTCTAG
- a CDS encoding GTP-binding protein, with product MPDVPVLTVTSIDPVLRDSAIAALLLDLPDAVAVRHDITPDGYLHRVVHDWSGVRDRHTQPLDHGCLSCALRADLLPVLRGLIGSPRQPAQIVVGLPVSGEPHPLVHALQPWPGAGLVPGARAAAVIATASPAALTDDLFGDDLLAERGLELNPDDRRSVGEALATQLEYADAVLFDAPAGRREHDLLDHLTGHRRPRSVITEVDTTGLVAVHRSPDDPRGDLTRLPDTHPADTREVWSIDLHSHKPFHPERLHAELEALGDGPIRARGTFWLPGRPSVVGVWDGAGGQLSIGAAGNWPGEVRSTRLRVTGIGPQRESVGRAFHRALMTDREMEGGLERWDGLDDGFGPWLGDEDEAGIDDLSA from the coding sequence ATGCCCGACGTCCCCGTCCTGACCGTCACCTCGATCGACCCGGTCCTGCGTGACAGTGCCATCGCCGCCCTGCTTCTCGACCTGCCCGACGCCGTGGCCGTACGTCACGACATCACACCGGACGGGTACCTGCACCGCGTCGTCCACGACTGGAGCGGGGTCCGGGACCGCCACACCCAGCCCCTGGATCACGGCTGCCTGTCGTGCGCCCTGCGCGCCGACCTGCTCCCGGTGCTCCGCGGCCTGATCGGTTCCCCGCGGCAGCCCGCGCAGATCGTGGTCGGCCTGCCGGTCAGCGGCGAGCCGCACCCCCTGGTGCACGCGCTCCAGCCCTGGCCGGGCGCGGGCCTGGTGCCCGGGGCCCGGGCCGCGGCGGTGATCGCGACCGCCTCCCCCGCCGCCCTGACCGACGACCTGTTCGGCGACGACCTGCTCGCCGAGCGCGGTCTCGAGCTGAACCCCGACGACCGCCGCTCGGTGGGCGAGGCCCTGGCCACGCAGCTCGAGTACGCGGACGCCGTCCTGTTCGACGCCCCCGCGGGCCGACGCGAGCACGACCTGCTCGACCACCTGACCGGACACCGAAGGCCAAGAAGCGTCATCACGGAGGTGGACACGACCGGTCTTGTCGCCGTCCACCGTTCACCCGACGACCCGAGAGGTGACCTGACCCGCCTGCCCGACACCCACCCAGCCGACACCCGTGAGGTCTGGTCGATCGACCTGCACTCGCACAAGCCCTTTCATCCCGAACGCCTGCACGCCGAGCTGGAGGCGCTGGGCGACGGGCCGATCCGGGCGCGAGGCACGTTCTGGCTGCCGGGCCGTCCCTCGGTCGTGGGCGTCTGGGACGGCGCGGGGGGCCAGCTCAGCATCGGCGCCGCCGGGAACTGGCCCGGCGAGGTGCGTTCCACCCGTCTGCGGGTCACCGGCATCGGCCCGCAGCGTGAGTCGGTCGGCCGGGCGTTCCACCGGGCCCTGATGACCGACCGCGAGATGGAAGGAGGCCTCGAGCGCTGGGACGGCCTCGACGACGGATTCGGCCCCTGGCTCGGCGACGAGGACGAGGCCGGCATCGACGACCTCAGCGCCTGA